One region of Cucurbita pepo subsp. pepo cultivar mu-cu-16 chromosome LG03, ASM280686v2, whole genome shotgun sequence genomic DNA includes:
- the LOC111789681 gene encoding glyoxylate/succinic semialdehyde reductase 2, chloroplastic-like — MSNLGSSLPDATAAAEKLRVGFLGLGIMGSPMAENLVKSGYDVTVWNRTKSKCDPLINLGAKYQPSPQKVAASCDVTFAMLADPESALDVAVGENGAVSGLSPGKGYVDVSTVDAATSNLVSARIKDTGALFLEAPVSGSKKPAEDGQLIFLTAGDKALYERVAPLLDIMGKSKFYLGEVGNGAAMKLVVNMIMGSMMASFSEGLLLSEKVGLDPSILVQVVSQGAISAPMYSLKGPSMIQSLYPTAFPLKHQQKDLRLALGLAESVSQPTPIAAAANEVYKVAKSHGLGDQDFSAVIESLKSKMQQHS; from the exons AAAAGCTGCGCGTTGGTTTCCTAGGTCTGGGAATCATGGGTTCACCAATGGCAGAGAATCTTGTAAAATCTGG ATATGATGTGACCGTCTGGAATAGGACCAAGAGCAAATGTGATCCTCTTATCAACTTGGGTGCAAA ATATCAGCCTTCTCCTCAGAAGGTGGCAGCATCTTGTGATGTCACATTTGCCATGCTTGCTGACCCTGAAAGTGCa TTGGATGTTGCTGTGGGAGAAAATGGAGCTGTGAGTGGATTGAGCCCAGGAAAAGG GTATGTGGATGTATCAACAGTTGATGCTGCTACTTCTAATTTGGTTAGTGCACGTATAAAGGATACGGGCGCTCTATTTCTGGAG GCTCCAGTTTCCGGCTCCAAAAAGCCTGCGGAAGACGGACAACTTATATTTCTTACTGCAG GTGACAAAGCTCTGTATGAAAGAGTTGCTCCGCTTCTGGACATCATGGGCAAG tCAAAATTTTATCTTGGGGAAGTCGGAAATGGAGCTGCAATGAAGCTTGTCGTCAACATGATCATGGGAAG CATGATGGCCTCATTCTCCGAAGGATTGCTTCTAAGTGAAAAAGTAGGACTTGACCCAAGCATCCTTGTACAG GTTGTTTCACAGGGTGCCATTAGTGCACCAATGTATTCACTCAAGGGGCCATCAATGATTCAATCCCTTTATCCCACTGCCTTTCCTTTAAAGCATCAACAGAAG GACTTGAGGCTTGCTCTGGGTTTAGCGGAATCCGTTTCGCAACCCACCCCTATTGCTGCAGCTGCAAATGAGGTATACAAGGTAGCGAAATCTCATGGACTTGGTGATCAGGATTTCTCAGCCGTCATTGAATCATTGAAATCAAAGATGCAGCAGCATTCATGA
- the LOC111789766 gene encoding putative hydrolase C777.06c, with the protein MVLFVGTTLPPTSMACLAALTTRVHLPISSFSITRRGFSAFRQIARPRLQSVSGGDIGQPLSANESEIIFTGSGTSEGIPRVSCLTDPVKKCPVCFKAAEPGNKNRRLNTGILVRYAGPSGTRNILIDVGKFFYHSALQWFPTFGIRTIDAVIITHSHADAIGGLDDLRDWTNNVQPSIPIYVAQRDFEVMKKTHYYLVDTSVIAPGAAVSDLQFNIIPEEPFVVSGLKVTPLPVWHGRGYRSLGFRFGNVCYISDVSEIPEETYPLLKDCEILIMDALRPDRSSSTHFGLPRALEEVRKIQPKRTLFTGMMHLMDHDEVNGYLLKLKESEGVDAQLSYDGLRISVTL; encoded by the exons ATGGTTTTGTTTGTGGGTACGACTCTTCCACCCACTTCTATGGCCTGTCTGGCCGCTCTCACAACCCGAGTTCATCTTCCAATCTCCTCATTTTCGATTACCAGAAGAGGATTTTCTGCGTTTCGACAAATCGCCCGACCTCGCCTTCAATCCG TTTCTGGTGGCGACATTGGACAGCCGTTATCTGCCAATGAATCAGAGATTATATTTACAGGTTCGGGTACCAGCGAAGGAATCCCACGAGTCAGCTGCCTGACTGATCCTGTAAAGAAATGTCCG gtatGCTTCAAAGCTGCAGAACCGGGCAATAAAAACAGGAGGCTTAATACCGGTATCCTAGTTCGATATGCTGGACCTTCTGGAACTCGTAACATTCTTATCGACGTTGGGAA GTTTTTCTACCACAGCGCTCTCCAATGGTTTCCAACATTCGG GATAAGAACAATTGATGCGGTTATTATTACTCATTCTCATGCTGATGCAATTGGAG GTCTAGACGATCTTCGCGATTGGACAAACAATGTCCAGCCTTCCATTCCAATTTATGTGGCTCAACGTGATTTTgag GTGATGAAGAAGACTCACTATTATTTGGTAGACACAAGTGTGATCGCACCTGGTGCTGCAGTTTCAGACTTGCAGTTCAATATCATACCTGAGGAGCCTTTTGTAGTCAGCGGTTTGAAG GTTACACCATTACCAGTTTGGCATGGTCGTGGCTATCGTTCGTTGGGTTTTCGATTTGGGAATGTTTGTTACATTAG TGATGTTAGTGAAATACCTGAAGAAACTTACCCACTTTTGAAAGATTGTGAAATTCTCATAATG GATGCGTTACGCCCCGATCGATCTTCTTCCACCCACTTCGGGCTTCCAAGA gcTTTAGAGGAAGTAAGGAAAATACAACCCAAGAGAACTTTATTCACTG GTATGATGCATTTAATGGATCATGATGAAGTAAATGGATATCTGTTGAAGCTGAAGGAGAGTGAAGGTGTTGATGCTCAACTAAGCTACGATGGGCTTCGAATATCAGTAACCCTCTGA
- the LOC111789911 gene encoding protein indeterminate-domain 7: MEDTMSNLTSASGEPSACSGNHSDHLPANYSGQYFSAPPPKKKRNLPGNPDPDAEVVALSPKTLMATNRFVCEICSKGFQRDQNLQLHKRGHNLPWKLKQRANKEVIRKKVYVCPETSCVHHDPLRALGDLTGIKKHFCRKHGEKKWKCDKCSKRYAVQSDWKAHSKTCGTREYRCDCGTLFSRRDSFITHRAFCDALAEESARAITTSNPNNNQNLPISSSISHLNFQNPLDINSFSLKKEHQQIPTTNNFTIPPWLGCPSSRSSPLQDHQSLIMINNDQIMNPNNPLHLIPSSSPSPHMSATALLQKAAQMGATMSNSNNNGNISSSSSSRDNHHQILMAGSEGVGVSHALPLHTNKSNNYNDFEGACFELERFGGGFEKDEIFKGRSDEGLSTRDFLGLRAISHTEFLNNIAAVGYSNCINGGAPQTPRTQFHNQPGWQG; this comes from the exons ATGGAGGACACTATGTCCAATTTAACTTCAGCTTCTGGTGAACCCAGTGCCTGCTCCGGCAACCATTCCGATCACCTTCCGGCCAACTATTCCGGCCAGTATTTTTCAGCCCCACcaccaaaaaagaagagaaacctCCCCGGAAATCcag ACCCAGATGCCGAAGTGGTAGCTTTATCGCCGAAGACGCTGATGGCGACGAATCGATTCGTATGCGAGATCTGCAGCAAGGGGTTTCAGAGAGATCAGAATCTTCAGCTTCACAAAAGAGGGCACAATCTGCCATGGAAATTGAAGCAAAGAGCTAACAAAGAGGTTATAAGGAAGAAAGTTTATGTGTGTCCAGAAACAAGCTGTGTTCATCATGATCCATTGAGGGCTCTTGGGGACTTGACAGGAATCAAGAAGCACTTTTGTAGAAAGCATGGcgagaagaaatggaaatgtGATAAGTGTTCTAAGAGGTACGCTGTTCAATCGGATTGGAAAGCTCATTCCAAGACTTGTGGCACTAGAGAGTACAGATGTGATTGTGGAACCCTTTTCTCGAG GAGGGATAGTTTCATCACCCACAGAGCTTTTTGTGATGCATTGGCAGAGGAAAGTGCAAGAGCCATTACTACATCAAACCCAAATAACAATCAAAACCTTcccatttcttcatcaatcTCTCACTTAAACTTCCAAAATCCCTTAGATATCAACTCATTCTCTCTCAAAAAAGAGCACCAACAAATCCCAACCACCAACAATTTCACTATTCCCCCATGGTTAGGCTGTCCCAGCTCAAGATCATCACCATTACAAGATCATCAAAGCCTCATCATGATCAACAATGATCAAATTATGAACCCTAATAATCCTCTTCATCTAATTCCAAGCTCTTCCCCTTCTCCACACATGTCAGCCACAGCACTTCTTCAAAAAGCAGCTCAAATGGGAGCTACAATGAGCAATAGTAACAACAATGGTAacatctcctcctcctcctcctcacgTGACAATCATCATCAGATCTTGATGGCTGGCAGTGAAGGTGTAGGGGTTTCTCATGCTCTGCCACTCCACACGAACAAatccaataattataatgattttgaaGGGGCTTGTTTTGAATTAGAGAGATTTGGAGGGGGTTTTGAGAAAGATGAGATTTTTAAAGGCAGAAGTGATGAAGGGCTGAGTACAAGAGATTTCTTGGGGCTTAGAGCTATTTCTCACACTGAGTTTTTGAATAATATTGCGGCTGTTGGTTATAGTAACTGCATCAATGGCGGCGCTCCTCAAACTCCTCGAACTCAATTTCATAACCAACCTGGCTGGCAAGGTTAG
- the LOC111790854 gene encoding NDR1/HIN1-like protein 13, whose protein sequence is MTDRVHPNAAAAAAATNGAPAAKTAPFPATKSQLYGASRPAYRPQPYHRRRRSRSCCCSVCLWLSLILILLIFLLAVASAVVYLIYRPQRPSFSVSAVKLSHFNITSSSLLNSKFDLNVSARNPNKKLVFIYNPVSISIFSNEIDVGDGVIPGFVHNTKNTTLLKTSIISNRQQLDSSSVSTLKSSMKSKKGLPLQIQLDTKVKLKMGALKSPKIGIRVSCDGISVTVPTGKSPATASTSGAKCKVDLRLKIWKWTI, encoded by the coding sequence ATGACGGACAGAGTCCACCCTaacgccgccgccgctgccgcTGCCACTAACGGCGCTCCGGCGGCCAAGACCGCTCCATTTCCAGCCACCAAGTCCCAACTCTACGGCGCTAGCCGCCCTGCTTACCGTCCTCAGCCATACCACCGCCGACGCCGCAGCCGCAGTTGCTGCTGCTCTGTCTGCCTCTGGTTATCCCTAATTCTCATCCTCCTAATCTTCCTCCTCGCCGTTGCCTCCGCCGTCGTTTACCTAATCTACCGCCCTCAGAGGCCGTCCTTCTCCGTCTCCGCCGTGAAACTCTCCCATTTCAACATCACTTCCTCTTCACTCCTCAATTCGAAGTTCGATCTCAACGTCTCCGCCAGAAACCCTAACAAAAAACTCGTGTTCATTTACAATCCGGTCTCGATTTCAATATTCTCCAACGAAATCGATGTCGGCGACGGAGTAATTCCTGGATTTGTGCACAATACGAAGAACACCACTCTGTTGAAGACCTCGATTATCAGCAACCGCCAACAACTCGATAGCTCCTCGGTGAGTACCTTGAAGAGTAgtatgaagagcaagaaagGCTTGCCGTTACAAATTCAACTCGATACAAAGGTGAAATTAAAGATGGGAGCACTTAAGAGCCCTAAAATCGGAATCAGAGTTTCTTGCGACGGAATCTCGGTAACCGTTCCCACTGGTAAATCTCCGGCCACCGCCTCAACTTCCGGCGCAAAATGTAAGGTCGATCTTAGACTGAAGATCTGGAAATGGACCATCTAA